The following are encoded in a window of Amycolatopsis lexingtonensis genomic DNA:
- a CDS encoding DUF222 domain-containing protein translates to MWQADAEALADHLRSLLTVMRSAEAEIGALLVEIESRGVLELFGYRSAARLLEHLADLPRAAADKMIKRAQALHPSHSLDATPAVAPATGIAALSGRLSTPMIDTIIEAVSRIPASHRDTAEADLLAFAADAGHKQVAALGARILAHLDPDGTVPPDTEPATPTRELSLRRKRTGTWELSGRFDDETGTRASALLDALAERRGADDGPDFRSPQERYGDAFSDALDLALNSPELPTQAGERTHVMVAVSLTDLRSGLGHATLGDTGLISAADARIHACDCTLIPAVLGTASEPLNLGRARRLISPGLRRALFLRDRGCAFPGCHRPPRHCQGHHIHHWSEGGLTDLANLVLLCGHHHRLLHRSGWQVRIATDGHPEFLPPRFLDKRRKPRRNNLHQPLPFAA, encoded by the coding sequence GTGTGGCAAGCAGACGCGGAGGCCCTGGCCGACCACCTCCGCAGCCTGCTCACCGTCATGCGGTCCGCCGAAGCCGAGATCGGTGCGCTGCTCGTGGAAATCGAATCCCGTGGCGTGCTGGAACTGTTCGGATACCGCTCTGCCGCCCGACTCTTGGAGCATCTCGCCGACCTCCCGCGCGCCGCCGCCGACAAGATGATCAAACGCGCCCAGGCCCTGCACCCCAGCCACTCTCTCGACGCAACCCCCGCCGTTGCTCCCGCCACAGGTATCGCCGCGCTCTCCGGACGGCTGAGCACTCCGATGATCGACACCATCATCGAGGCTGTCTCCCGGATCCCCGCCTCCCACCGCGACACCGCCGAAGCGGACCTGCTGGCCTTCGCCGCCGACGCGGGCCACAAACAAGTCGCCGCCCTCGGCGCCCGCATCCTGGCCCACCTCGACCCCGACGGCACCGTCCCTCCCGACACCGAGCCCGCCACCCCCACTCGGGAACTGTCGCTGCGCCGCAAACGCACCGGAACCTGGGAACTATCCGGCCGCTTCGACGATGAGACCGGCACCCGAGCCAGCGCCCTGCTCGACGCGTTGGCCGAACGCCGCGGTGCCGACGACGGCCCCGACTTCCGGTCCCCGCAGGAACGCTACGGCGACGCTTTCTCCGACGCCCTCGACCTGGCCCTCAACTCCCCAGAATTGCCCACCCAAGCCGGAGAACGCACCCACGTCATGGTCGCGGTCTCCCTCACCGACCTGCGCTCCGGACTCGGCCACGCGACCCTCGGCGACACCGGCCTGATTTCCGCCGCCGACGCCCGCATCCACGCGTGCGACTGCACCCTCATCCCCGCCGTCCTCGGCACCGCCAGCGAACCCTTGAACCTCGGCCGCGCCCGCCGCCTCATCTCACCCGGGCTCCGCCGCGCCCTGTTCCTCCGCGACCGCGGCTGCGCCTTCCCCGGCTGCCACCGACCACCCCGCCACTGCCAGGGCCACCACATCCACCACTGGTCCGAAGGCGGCCTCACCGACCTCGCGAACCTGGTCCTGCTCTGCGGCCACCACCACCGGCTCCTCCACCGGTCGGGCTGGCAGGTTCGCATCGCCACCGACGGCCACCCCGAGTTCCTGCCGCCACGGTTCTTGGACAAACGCCGAAAACCCAGGCGCAACAACCTGCATCAGCCCTTGCCATTCGCAGCCTGA